The following are encoded together in the Neomonachus schauinslandi chromosome X, ASM220157v2, whole genome shotgun sequence genome:
- the ITGB1BP2 gene encoding integrin beta-1-binding protein 2, with translation MSLLCHNKGCGQHFDPNANLPDSCCHHPGVPIFHDALKGWSCCRKRTVDFSDFLNIKGCTVGPHCAEKLPEAPQPEVPATSSSLQEQKPLNTIPKSAETLRRERPKSELPPKLLPLNISQALEMALEQKELDQEPGAGLDSSLIRTGSSCQNPGCDAVYQGPESDATPCTYHPGAPRFHEGMKSWSCCGIQTLDFGAFLAQPGCRVGRHDWGKQLPASCRHDWHQTDSLVVVTVYGQIPLPAFNWVKASQTELHIHIVFDGNRVFQAQMKLWGVINVEQSSVSLMPSRVEISLVKADPGSWAQLEHPDALAEKAKAGVGLEMDEEESEDSDDDLSWTEEEEEEEAMGE, from the exons ATGTCTCTACTCTGCCATAACAAAGGCTGTGGGCAGCACTTTGACCCCAATGCCAACCTTCCTG ATTCCTGTTGCCATCACCCTGGGGTCCCAATCTTCCATGATGCACTGAAG GGTTGGTCCTGCTGCCGGAAGCGAACTGTAGATTTCTCTGACTTCTTAAACATCAAG GGCTGTACTGTGGGACCACACTGTGCTGAGAAGCTCCCTGAGGCTCCTCAACCTGAGGTGCCTGCCACAAGCAGTTCACTTCAGGAGCAAAAACCTCTGAATACGATTCCAAAGTCAGCAGAGACTTTGCGTCGGGAGAGGCCCAA GTCAGAGTTGCCTCCAAAGCTGCTTCCACTAAATATATCCCAAGCCCTGGAAATGGCATTGGAACAGAAGGAATTAGACCAGGAACCTGGAGCAG gACTTGACAGTAGTCTGATCCGGACTGGTTCCAGCTGCCAGAATCCAGGATGTGATGCT GTTTACCAAGGCCCCGAGAGTGATGCTACTCCATGTACCTACCACCCAGGAGCACCTCGATTCCATGAGGG GATGAAGTCTTGGAGCTGTTGTGGCATCCAGACCCTGGATTTTGGGGCATTCCTGGCACAGCCAGGATGCAGAGTTGGTAGGCATGACTGGGGGAAGCAG CTGCCAGCGTCTTGCCGTCATGATTGGCACCAGACAGATTCCTTAGTAGTGGTGACTGTATATGGCCAGATTCCACTTCCTGCGTTCAACTGGGTGAAGGCCAGTCAAACTGAG ctCCATATCCACATTGTCTTTGATGGTAACCGTGTGTTCCAGGCACAGATGAAGCTCTGGGGG gTCATAAACGTGGAGCAGAGCTCTGTCTCCTTGATGCCATCTCGGGTTGAAATCTCCTTGGTCAAGGCTGACCCAGGATCCTGGGCCCAGCTGGAGCACCCCGATGCACTAGCTGAGAAGGCTAAGGCAGGGGTTGGGTTAGAGATGGATGAGGAAGAATCTGAGGATTCAGATGATGATCTGAGctggacagaggaggaggaagaggaggaagcaatGGGGGAATAG